In a single window of the Balneolaceae bacterium genome:
- a CDS encoding DUF2779 domain-containing protein: MASKPQGEAPLLRSFLFRTATRCPVRLRYHRLDYPEKEERRTYARHARYNRRQLEALLRAVHPGGLRVEKEGDAAAAGATREALDQGWELVYDAQFEDRGCRARLPLLRRREGSLECLLVQTRAFKPGRHRLSGKGGAVRDTWRETLLDFAFRMQVVSWCLPGEKLRPLLVFPSRSGRAANDALHRMLEEGDPLPHPESSLLVEVEAEEEVSRVRRGELFRGTSWAGLELPDAMESAVELLRGKRRPEPSPGYKCRGCEFRLDPDDGREPHGFRECWSGRMEEDDRHIFGLFGPGIRRWSREGIYLQHEIPEEEIATVAEVRAGERPLTAKQRQGLQMRGYRGGELPEEIVRPGLPDALASWRYPLYFLDFEAGTYAVPVRGGRPPYHLELFQFSCHTLHEDGSWSHRQWIDRGGEGYCNYALLRNLARVPGLGADSSTGGGTLVQYSGFEGQALRKMRGELREEQRGRAPEDRRELLDWLDALLDGAEGRPAVQLADMSRLVRDYYYNRHMEDSLGLKEVVRAVMAMGGVLQERWSRPYRGSNFDGIVWWQPDGKGGVRSPYRILVEQGGADVQRGAEAMTSYADLRAGRLGVDERQDRLSSLLKYCELDTLAMLMIFQHWNSGCAFQVQDS; the protein is encoded by the coding sequence ATGGCCTCAAAACCGCAAGGCGAAGCGCCCCTGCTGCGCTCCTTTCTTTTCCGCACGGCCACCAGGTGTCCCGTCCGCCTGCGCTACCACCGCCTGGACTATCCCGAAAAGGAGGAGAGACGCACCTACGCGCGCCATGCCCGCTACAATCGGCGTCAGCTGGAAGCCCTTCTGAGGGCCGTCCATCCCGGGGGACTCCGCGTAGAGAAGGAGGGGGATGCCGCCGCTGCTGGGGCCACGCGGGAAGCCCTGGATCAGGGCTGGGAGCTGGTCTATGACGCGCAGTTCGAAGACCGCGGCTGCCGGGCCCGCCTTCCCCTGCTGCGCCGGCGGGAGGGGAGCCTGGAGTGCCTTCTGGTGCAGACCCGCGCCTTTAAACCGGGGCGTCACAGGCTGAGCGGTAAGGGCGGGGCGGTGCGCGATACATGGCGAGAAACGCTCCTGGACTTCGCCTTCCGCATGCAGGTGGTCTCCTGGTGCCTTCCCGGGGAGAAGCTTCGTCCCCTGCTTGTCTTCCCCAGCCGCAGTGGCAGGGCTGCCAACGACGCCCTGCATCGCATGCTGGAGGAAGGTGATCCGCTTCCACATCCCGAGTCTTCGCTCCTGGTGGAGGTGGAGGCCGAAGAGGAGGTCTCGCGTGTACGCCGCGGGGAGCTTTTCAGGGGCACCTCCTGGGCCGGACTGGAGCTGCCGGACGCCATGGAAAGTGCGGTGGAGCTGCTGCGCGGGAAACGGCGGCCCGAGCCTTCGCCGGGCTACAAGTGCCGCGGCTGCGAGTTCCGCCTCGATCCGGACGACGGGCGGGAACCGCACGGTTTCCGGGAGTGCTGGAGCGGCCGCATGGAGGAGGACGACCGTCACATCTTCGGACTTTTCGGTCCCGGCATACGCCGCTGGAGCCGCGAGGGCATTTACCTGCAGCATGAGATCCCGGAAGAGGAAATTGCCACTGTCGCCGAGGTACGCGCGGGGGAGCGTCCCCTTACCGCCAAGCAGCGGCAGGGCCTGCAGATGAGGGGCTACCGGGGTGGAGAGCTGCCGGAGGAGATCGTGCGCCCCGGCCTGCCGGATGCGCTCGCCTCCTGGCGCTACCCGCTGTACTTTCTTGATTTTGAAGCCGGCACCTACGCTGTTCCTGTCCGCGGAGGGCGACCGCCCTATCACCTGGAGCTTTTCCAGTTCTCCTGCCACACCCTGCACGAGGATGGGTCGTGGAGCCACCGGCAGTGGATTGACCGGGGCGGGGAGGGCTACTGCAACTATGCCCTGCTGCGCAACCTGGCCAGGGTGCCCGGGCTGGGAGCGGACTCTTCGACGGGCGGCGGCACCCTCGTGCAGTATTCAGGATTCGAGGGACAGGCCCTGCGCAAGATGCGCGGTGAGCTGCGGGAGGAACAACGCGGACGGGCACCCGAAGACCGTCGGGAGCTACTCGATTGGCTGGACGCTCTGCTGGACGGGGCGGAGGGAAGACCGGCCGTCCAGCTGGCCGACATGAGCCGGCTGGTGCGCGACTACTACTACAACCGCCACATGGAGGACTCCCTCGGCCTGAAGGAGGTGGTGCGTGCAGTCATGGCGATGGGCGGAGTGCTGCAGGAGCGCTGGAGCCGCCCCTACCGCGGCTCCAATTTCGACGGAATCGTCTGGTGGCAGCCCGACGGGAAGGGCGGGGTGCGCAGCCCCTACCGCATCCTGGTGGAACAGGGCGGGGCGGACGTGCAGCGGGGGGCGGAGGCCATGACCAGCTATGCGGATCTGCGTGCCGGCCGGCTCGGAGTGGACGAACGCCAGGACCGCCTCTCTTCGTTGCTTAAATACTGCGAGTTGGACACGTTGGCCATGCTGATGATTTTCCAGCACTGGAACAGCGGATGCGCATTTCAAGTACAAGATTCCTGA
- the murB gene encoding UDP-N-acetylmuramate dehydrogenase, whose protein sequence is MADFSIRRHVDLAPYNTLGVGATAGWFVKIREIPDVARLLEAPPSRERPVHILGGGSNVLFLGDVDGIVAHVAVGGREVIARDDRHLWLKAGAGENWHALVRHCVEQGWGGIENLSLIPGTVGAAPIQNIGAYGAELSGVFHSLTAVNLSDGTTRTFDREACRFGYRDSYFKGEGRGQWLVADVTLRLSLQHEVNTGYDALRRRLEREGIVNPDIDQVSRAVMAERRSKLPDPDDLGNAGSFFKNPVINRPRFEELRERWPGMPHYPAGEGRVKVPAGWLIEETGWKGRRVGPVGTYRQQALVIVNHGGATGHEVWELARRIRDEVAGVFGIELVPEVNIIS, encoded by the coding sequence ATGGCCGATTTTTCCATCCGACGACACGTCGATCTCGCTCCCTACAATACGCTTGGCGTGGGGGCCACGGCCGGATGGTTTGTCAAAATCCGGGAAATCCCCGACGTGGCACGACTGCTCGAAGCGCCCCCCAGCCGGGAGCGTCCGGTGCATATCCTGGGTGGCGGAAGCAACGTTCTGTTCCTGGGCGATGTGGACGGAATCGTGGCGCACGTGGCCGTTGGCGGTCGGGAGGTAATCGCCCGCGACGACCGCCACCTATGGCTGAAAGCGGGCGCAGGCGAGAACTGGCACGCACTGGTTCGCCACTGTGTAGAGCAGGGGTGGGGCGGTATCGAAAATCTTTCCCTCATTCCCGGCACCGTAGGCGCCGCGCCCATACAGAACATCGGCGCCTACGGGGCGGAGCTCTCCGGCGTTTTCCATTCCCTCACGGCGGTTAACCTGTCGGACGGCACAACGCGCACCTTCGACCGCGAGGCGTGCCGTTTTGGCTATCGCGACAGCTATTTCAAGGGGGAGGGCAGGGGACAATGGCTGGTGGCCGACGTGACACTTCGGCTTTCCCTTCAGCACGAAGTGAACACTGGCTACGACGCCCTGCGCCGACGCCTGGAGAGAGAGGGCATCGTCAATCCCGACATCGACCAGGTCAGCCGTGCGGTCATGGCCGAGCGACGCAGCAAGCTGCCCGACCCGGACGACCTGGGCAATGCCGGCAGTTTTTTCAAAAATCCGGTGATCAATCGTCCACGCTTTGAGGAACTCCGGGAGCGCTGGCCCGGCATGCCCCACTATCCGGCGGGCGAAGGCCGGGTGAAGGTACCGGCAGGCTGGCTTATAGAGGAAACGGGCTGGAAGGGACGTAGAGTTGGACCCGTGGGCACCTACCGGCAGCAGGCCCTGGTCATCGTCAACCACGGCGGGGCTACCGGCCACGAGGTCTGGGAGCTGGCCCGCCGCATCCGCGACGAGGTGGCCGGCGTCTTTGGCATTGAACTGGTACCGGAAGTGAATATCATAAGCTGA
- a CDS encoding hemolysin family protein: protein MMGDLLLMMQEHVFSGEAPSVLTLAVQGLFILLGLVFSALFSGSEVALFSISRKPDLLIEGEMEGTADQLILRMLEKPRRLLATILIGNTVANIVTSVLAAVLTGQVAAWYGLPEVLAFTIEVLVLTFTILILSEITPKLIAINNSLQTSRRISRFIYFFFVLLKPLSRWIASSTLSLEGRLPKPSAKMTSEDIKTMAEVSEMEGSLKSDEREIIENVIEFGTTSVREIMTSRVNVVAVSTENTLHEVLELIRGRNLSRMPLFQSDLDNILGVIYAKDVLPYINSDIERTTINWRSIARKALFIPATKKLDDLLRDFQQEKTHIAIVVDEYGGTEGLITLDDILEEIVGDITDEYDDNEEKLYTRFKNGVYIFDAKIDLDDMEEIIECELTSDQDEYETLGGLVYHLTERIPNVGERVYYGNLELTIHSVQNNRVRKLRVRVQPGNARPRSSDSRENK, encoded by the coding sequence ATGATGGGAGACCTACTCCTGATGATGCAGGAGCACGTATTTTCCGGAGAGGCACCCTCCGTGCTCACTCTGGCCGTCCAGGGGCTGTTTATCCTGCTGGGACTGGTCTTTTCAGCGCTATTTTCGGGATCGGAGGTAGCCCTCTTCTCTATCTCCCGCAAACCGGACCTGCTTATCGAGGGAGAGATGGAAGGTACCGCCGACCAACTCATCCTGCGCATGCTGGAGAAGCCGCGTCGCCTGCTGGCCACCATCCTAATCGGCAACACTGTGGCCAACATTGTCACTTCCGTGCTGGCGGCCGTGCTTACCGGCCAGGTGGCCGCATGGTACGGGCTGCCTGAAGTCCTGGCTTTCACCATTGAAGTGCTGGTGCTCACCTTTACCATCCTTATTCTGAGCGAGATTACCCCCAAGCTCATCGCCATCAACAACTCCCTTCAGACCTCCCGGCGTATCAGCCGCTTCATTTATTTCTTTTTCGTGCTGCTAAAGCCCCTGTCGCGCTGGATCGCCAGCAGCACTCTCAGCCTGGAGGGGCGTCTTCCCAAACCCAGCGCCAAGATGACCTCAGAGGACATCAAGACCATGGCGGAGGTTAGCGAGATGGAGGGCTCGCTGAAGAGCGATGAGCGCGAGATCATCGAGAACGTCATCGAGTTCGGCACCACCTCGGTACGCGAAATCATGACCTCGCGGGTGAATGTCGTAGCCGTATCCACCGAGAACACCCTGCATGAGGTACTCGAGCTGATCCGCGGCAGAAACCTCTCGCGCATGCCCCTTTTCCAAAGTGACCTGGACAACATCCTGGGCGTGATCTACGCCAAGGACGTGCTTCCCTACATCAATTCCGACATCGAGCGCACCACCATTAATTGGCGCTCCATTGCCCGAAAGGCGCTATTTATTCCGGCCACCAAGAAGCTGGACGACCTGCTGCGCGACTTCCAGCAGGAAAAGACGCATATCGCTATTGTGGTGGACGAGTACGGGGGGACCGAAGGGCTGATCACCCTGGACGACATCCTGGAGGAGATTGTGGGCGACATTACCGACGAGTACGACGACAACGAGGAGAAGCTCTACACCCGTTTCAAGAACGGGGTCTACATCTTCGATGCCAAAATCGATCTGGACGACATGGAGGAGATCATCGAGTGCGAGCTGACCTCCGACCAGGACGAGTACGAGACGTTGGGGGGACTTGTTTACCATCTCACCGAACGCATCCCCAATGTGGGCGAGCGGGTTTACTACGGCAACCTGGAACTTACCATCCACTCCGTGCAGAACAACCGGGTGCGCAAGCTCCGCGTGCGTGTGCAGCCCGGAAACGCCCGGCCCCGCTCTTCCGACAGCAGGGAAAACAAGTAA
- a CDS encoding single-stranded DNA-binding protein — translation MSSLNKAMIIGRLGQDPEVRYTQSNTAVANLSVATSERYKDSTGEWKENTEWHRVVAWGRLAEICQEYLTKGSQVYIEGPIQTRQWEDREGQTRYTTEIKALTLTMLDSKSDREAREAAPAKPDSSQPVSSNVDLDEDLDDMDDDLPF, via the coding sequence ATGAGTTCACTGAACAAAGCGATGATTATCGGCCGGCTGGGACAGGATCCCGAAGTGCGTTACACCCAGTCTAACACGGCCGTGGCGAACCTCTCCGTGGCTACCTCCGAACGCTACAAGGACAGCACCGGCGAGTGGAAGGAGAACACCGAGTGGCATCGTGTGGTGGCCTGGGGACGCCTGGCGGAAATCTGCCAGGAGTACCTGACAAAGGGCTCCCAGGTCTACATCGAGGGACCCATCCAGACCCGCCAGTGGGAGGACCGTGAGGGACAGACCCGCTATACCACCGAAATCAAGGCCCTCACCCTGACCATGCTCGACAGCAAGAGCGATCGCGAGGCCCGTGAGGCGGCACCCGCCAAGCCCGACAGCTCCCAGCCTGTCTCCAGCAACGTAGACCTCGACGAGGACCTGGATGATATGGACGACGACCTTCCCTTCTAA
- a CDS encoding nicotinate phosphoribosyltransferase: MLEHLHNPQQTRRHVISHPALYTDYYELTMAQGYVLEGRAEQTATFDYFFRDLPFNGGYVLFAGISDLLKLLDEYRFGPEELAWLKEQGFKEPFLDYLGDMELELDILSVQEGEVVFPREPLVRVEGPVVQAQLLETLLLNILNFESLIATKASRMTQAAGSGKVLDFGLRRAQGYGGLQASKAAIIGGVEATSNSLSAFLHGTPASGTMAHSWVQSFDTELESFRAFARCYPDNSVLLVDTYDTLRSGMPNAIKVAHEMEERGNRLKGIRLDSGDLAYFSRKAREMLDEAGLGYVKIAVSNQLDERLIKSLLDQGAPVDLFGVGTRLVTGHESPALDGVYKLAAIDGDPRLKISENIEKITLPGRKKVLRYTDGRGRFYGDGIVLEEDVQADTIYHPYYPAKHTAISGYDAEELMQPVMEGGRQTAGDATAQESADYASRRLEKLMPEHKRFENPHIYKVGIGGSLMDLRDELTRQIKKQSN; this comes from the coding sequence TTGTTAGAGCATCTGCACAACCCCCAACAAACCCGGCGCCACGTGATCTCCCACCCTGCACTCTACACCGACTACTACGAGCTGACCATGGCCCAGGGTTATGTGCTGGAGGGCCGGGCGGAACAGACCGCCACATTCGACTATTTTTTCCGCGATCTTCCCTTCAACGGGGGATACGTGCTCTTCGCCGGCATCTCCGACCTACTGAAGCTGCTGGACGAATACCGTTTCGGACCGGAGGAACTGGCCTGGCTGAAGGAGCAGGGATTCAAGGAACCCTTCCTGGACTACTTGGGGGATATGGAGCTCGAACTTGACATCCTCTCGGTTCAGGAGGGCGAAGTGGTTTTCCCCCGGGAGCCGCTGGTGCGCGTGGAGGGACCGGTCGTGCAGGCCCAGCTTCTCGAAACCCTGCTGCTGAACATCCTTAACTTCGAATCGCTCATCGCCACCAAGGCCTCCCGCATGACCCAGGCGGCCGGATCGGGCAAGGTACTTGATTTCGGGTTGCGCAGGGCCCAGGGCTACGGCGGGCTGCAGGCCTCCAAGGCGGCGATCATCGGCGGAGTGGAGGCCACTTCCAATTCGCTGTCGGCCTTCCTTCACGGCACCCCGGCCAGCGGCACGATGGCCCACTCCTGGGTGCAGTCTTTCGACACGGAACTGGAGTCCTTCCGTGCCTTTGCGCGCTGCTACCCCGATAACAGCGTGCTCCTCGTGGATACCTACGACACCCTCCGCAGCGGGATGCCCAATGCCATCAAAGTGGCTCATGAGATGGAGGAAAGGGGCAACCGACTGAAAGGTATTCGTCTCGACAGCGGCGACCTGGCCTACTTTTCGCGCAAGGCGCGCGAAATGCTGGACGAGGCGGGGTTGGGTTACGTAAAGATCGCCGTTTCCAACCAGCTGGACGAGCGTCTTATCAAAAGCCTGCTCGACCAAGGGGCACCGGTGGACCTCTTCGGGGTGGGTACACGCCTGGTGACCGGTCACGAAAGCCCGGCCCTGGACGGGGTCTACAAGCTGGCTGCCATCGACGGGGATCCCAGGCTCAAGATCTCCGAGAATATCGAAAAAATCACCCTGCCCGGCCGAAAAAAAGTGCTGCGTTACACCGACGGGCGCGGTCGCTTCTACGGCGACGGCATCGTCCTCGAAGAGGACGTACAGGCCGATACCATTTACCACCCCTACTATCCCGCCAAGCACACTGCCATCAGCGGCTATGACGCGGAAGAGCTGATGCAGCCGGTCATGGAGGGCGGACGGCAGACCGCCGGCGACGCCACCGCGCAGGAGAGCGCGGACTACGCCTCCCGCCGCCTGGAGAAATTAATGCCAGAGCATAAACGTTTCGAAAATCCCCACATCTACAAGGTGGGCATCGGCGGGTCCCTGATGGATCTGCGCGACGAACTCACCCGGCAAATCAAAAAGCAATCAAACTGA
- the pncA gene encoding bifunctional nicotinamidase/pyrazinamidase — MSRRALLIIDVQNDFCPRGALEVPEGDRVVPVINRLSGAFDIVVQTQDWHPDGHSSFASSHKGKEPFETVEMSYGEQVLWPDHCVQGSEGAAFHPDLETHRSQLIVRKGFRPDIDSYSAFYENDGNTSTGLTGYLRDRDVETLYAVGLATDFCVKWSVVDGLREGFKVTVVEDAVAGIDLDGSVEAAWQEMEQAGAGRVRSGELHGT; from the coding sequence ATGTCCCGACGCGCACTGCTCATCATTGACGTCCAGAACGACTTCTGTCCCAGGGGCGCCCTCGAGGTGCCCGAAGGCGACCGAGTGGTTCCGGTGATCAACCGACTCTCCGGCGCCTTCGACATCGTAGTGCAGACGCAGGACTGGCACCCCGACGGCCACTCCTCCTTCGCCTCCTCCCATAAGGGCAAAGAGCCTTTCGAGACTGTGGAGATGTCCTACGGCGAACAGGTGCTCTGGCCCGACCACTGCGTTCAAGGCAGCGAGGGGGCGGCCTTTCATCCCGACCTGGAAACCCACCGCAGCCAGCTCATCGTGCGCAAGGGTTTTCGGCCCGACATCGACTCCTACTCGGCCTTTTACGAGAACGACGGCAATACCTCCACCGGCCTGACCGGCTACCTGCGCGACCGGGACGTTGAAACGCTCTATGCCGTGGGCCTGGCCACCGACTTCTGCGTGAAATGGTCGGTGGTGGACGGACTCAGGGAGGGGTTCAAGGTTACCGTCGTTGAGGACGCCGTGGCCGGCATCGACCTCGACGGCTCCGTGGAGGCCGCCTGGCAGGAGATGGAGCAGGCAGGCGCCGGCAGGGTGCGCTCCGGCGAACTCCACGGGACGTAG
- a CDS encoding FAD-dependent oxidoreductase: MSVSDYLVLGAGLAGTSLSLALCRAGRNVRLVDTAAVGSGASGTPGALVNLATGRRGTRVWRADRCLRAVRGNLEAASDHLEAGDPPFWRPTGVLRPALTPKMARKMREQYEKTQWDPSMCRWLDRGAVHERHPGISCVDGGLWLPAGMSVDSGAYLEALARLLCAEGAEVHEHVSYELRRENGVWIAEGEDGVGQAIRWKARRAVFAAGRAMVEHPLWNFLNLHPVKGQLALLETDQPLGFAHSVSSLGYLSNAGDNRHCVTGSTYEHDYNHLKPDQEGENYLRRRLRRALPELEARARTKGRWSGVRVSSPDRKPVLGAHPREKDLYCFTALGSKGLLYSAYLATCMSGWLEGIDKLPEAVHIRRMTEG; encoded by the coding sequence ATGTCCGTATCCGACTACCTGGTCCTGGGCGCCGGCCTTGCCGGCACATCCCTGTCGCTGGCCCTGTGCCGTGCCGGCCGAAACGTGCGGCTGGTCGATACCGCGGCAGTAGGCTCCGGGGCCTCCGGAACGCCCGGTGCGCTGGTCAACCTGGCCACGGGGCGCCGCGGTACCCGCGTATGGCGGGCCGACCGCTGCCTGCGGGCCGTGCGCGGTAACCTGGAAGCCGCCTCGGACCACCTGGAAGCCGGCGATCCCCCCTTCTGGCGCCCCACCGGAGTCCTGCGCCCTGCCCTCACCCCCAAGATGGCCCGCAAGATGCGCGAGCAGTACGAGAAGACGCAGTGGGACCCTTCCATGTGCCGGTGGCTTGACCGCGGAGCGGTGCATGAACGGCACCCCGGAATCTCCTGCGTGGACGGGGGACTCTGGCTGCCCGCCGGCATGTCGGTGGACAGCGGCGCCTACCTGGAGGCCCTGGCACGGCTGCTATGTGCCGAGGGGGCGGAGGTGCACGAGCATGTCTCCTATGAGCTGCGCCGCGAAAACGGAGTCTGGATCGCCGAGGGTGAGGACGGCGTGGGCCAGGCCATCCGCTGGAAGGCGCGGCGCGCGGTTTTCGCCGCGGGACGCGCCATGGTGGAACATCCGCTCTGGAATTTTCTCAACCTGCATCCTGTCAAGGGGCAGCTGGCCCTGCTTGAGACTGACCAGCCCCTGGGCTTCGCCCATTCGGTCTCCTCCCTGGGCTACCTTTCCAACGCAGGCGACAACCGGCACTGCGTAACCGGAAGCACCTACGAGCACGACTACAACCACCTGAAGCCCGACCAAGAGGGCGAAAACTACCTGCGAAGGCGCCTGCGACGAGCCCTGCCGGAGCTGGAGGCACGCGCCCGCACCAAGGGCCGCTGGTCCGGCGTGCGGGTCTCTTCCCCGGATCGCAAACCTGTGCTGGGGGCGCACCCGCGCGAGAAGGACCTCTATTGCTTCACGGCGCTGGGTTCGAAGGGACTGCTATACAGCGCCTATCTGGCAACGTGCATGTCCGGCTGGCTGGAGGGCATAGATAAGCTGCCGGAGGCAGTCCACATCCGCCGTATGACGGAGGGGTAA
- the murQ gene encoding N-acetylmuramic acid 6-phosphate etherase, with amino-acid sequence MTDDDARNPDRSTPTGGDTPGRPGEEDDSESLFDFLRSLDTEQRNPRSMRIDLAEAGEIARLINEEDQKVAPAVKKRLPEIARAIEAVRAALASGGRLIYAGAGTSGRLGVLDAAECPPTFGTDPDRVQGLIAGGREAMFVAQEGAEDFEENGRKAMEDIGLNSYDILIGLAASGRTPYVHGALREAAERGCLTVMVTTVPGEQVRLEVDIMIDVPVGPEVIMGSTRMKSATAQKMVLNMISTGAMVRLGKIYENVMVDLQLTNRKLHERARRILMLFSNLDYEGADRAMKASGGNVKVALVMTLGEVERPEAERLLARNDGFVRRTLHELGVDSS; translated from the coding sequence GTGACTGACGACGATGCACGCAATCCCGACCGAAGCACGCCCACAGGCGGGGACACGCCGGGAAGGCCTGGGGAAGAAGACGATTCGGAATCCCTGTTCGATTTTTTGCGCTCCCTCGACACCGAGCAGCGAAATCCCCGGTCCATGCGCATCGACCTGGCGGAGGCCGGGGAGATCGCCCGCCTGATCAACGAGGAGGACCAAAAAGTGGCGCCTGCCGTAAAGAAGCGCCTGCCCGAGATCGCACGCGCCATCGAGGCCGTGCGCGCGGCCCTGGCGAGCGGGGGAAGGCTCATCTATGCCGGGGCAGGTACCAGCGGACGCCTGGGCGTGCTTGACGCGGCTGAGTGTCCTCCCACCTTCGGCACCGACCCGGATAGGGTGCAGGGCCTGATCGCAGGCGGACGTGAGGCTATGTTCGTCGCCCAGGAGGGTGCTGAGGATTTCGAGGAGAACGGGCGTAAAGCCATGGAAGATATAGGTTTAAATTCATATGACATCCTTATTGGATTGGCGGCAAGCGGTCGTACGCCCTACGTGCACGGGGCGCTCAGGGAGGCGGCCGAACGCGGCTGTCTCACCGTCATGGTGACCACGGTGCCGGGCGAGCAGGTGCGTCTGGAGGTGGATATTATGATCGACGTGCCGGTGGGCCCCGAGGTGATTATGGGCAGTACCCGCATGAAAAGCGCCACCGCACAGAAGATGGTGCTCAACATGATTTCCACAGGGGCCATGGTACGCCTGGGCAAGATCTATGAAAACGTGATGGTGGACCTGCAGCTCACCAACCGCAAGCTGCACGAGCGGGCCCGCCGCATTCTTATGCTTTTCAGCAACCTGGATTATGAGGGGGCCGACCGGGCCATGAAGGCTTCGGGCGGCAATGTAAAGGTGGCCCTGGTGATGACCCTCGGGGAGGTAGAACGTCCCGAAGCCGAGCGACTGCTGGCCCGAAACGACGGTTTTGTGCGGCGCACCCTTCATGAACTGGGGGTGGATAGCTCCTGA
- a CDS encoding acetyl-CoA carboxylase biotin carboxylase subunit yields MPDINKILVANRGEIACRVIRTCKEMGKSTVAVYSEPDADAPHVSMADESVAIGPAASSESYLVHDKIIAAARETDADAIHPGYGFLSENGDFAERCRNEGIVFIGPSAESIRLMGDKTAARTLMSKADVPFPPGTTEELQTVEEAEQVASDIGFPVLVKAAAGGGGKGMRIIREEKEFGEGIRAARSEARNAFGDDRVYIEKYLVEPRHVEFQIMADEHGNCLHLFDRECSIQRRHQKVIEEAPCTILTDALREEMAAAAISAARACDYVGAGTVEFLVDAERNFYFLEMNTRLQVEHPVTELITGLDLVELQILVAEGRELPFSQEEVTVRGHAIECRIYAEDPRENFLPSTGTLHRHRIPSGNGIRVDAGVEEGQAVTINYDPMISKLCAYGRDRRQATARMLRALEEYEIAGCRTTIPFCSYVLGHEDFVSGDYDTHFVPDLFRPEALDEARRVPPATRMLAATLLRSTNGGGEQLDLQRSGANGSAASEWWRKRQSHS; encoded by the coding sequence ATGCCCGACATTAACAAGATTCTGGTAGCCAACCGGGGGGAGATCGCCTGCCGTGTCATCCGTACCTGCAAGGAGATGGGCAAGTCCACCGTGGCTGTCTATTCGGAGCCCGACGCGGACGCCCCCCACGTATCCATGGCCGACGAGTCGGTGGCCATAGGACCGGCCGCTTCCTCCGAAAGTTATCTGGTACACGACAAGATCATTGCGGCGGCCCGTGAGACAGACGCCGACGCCATCCATCCCGGCTACGGCTTTTTGAGCGAAAACGGCGACTTCGCCGAGCGCTGCAGGAATGAGGGGATAGTCTTTATCGGTCCCTCGGCCGAGTCCATCCGGCTTATGGGCGACAAAACCGCAGCGCGCACCCTTATGAGCAAGGCCGACGTGCCCTTTCCGCCGGGCACCACCGAAGAGCTGCAAACCGTAGAGGAGGCTGAGCAGGTGGCGAGTGACATCGGATTCCCGGTGCTGGTCAAGGCGGCGGCCGGCGGGGGAGGCAAGGGTATGCGCATCATCCGCGAGGAGAAGGAGTTCGGCGAGGGTATTCGTGCGGCCCGCTCGGAGGCGCGCAACGCTTTTGGCGACGACCGGGTTTATATCGAAAAGTACCTTGTGGAACCGCGCCACGTGGAGTTCCAGATCATGGCCGACGAGCACGGCAACTGCCTGCATCTCTTTGACCGCGAGTGTTCCATTCAGCGCCGACACCAGAAGGTGATCGAGGAAGCGCCCTGCACCATCCTCACCGACGCGCTGCGGGAGGAGATGGCCGCCGCGGCTATCTCGGCCGCCCGCGCATGCGACTACGTGGGCGCCGGCACGGTGGAGTTCCTGGTGGACGCTGAACGCAATTTCTACTTCCTGGAGATGAACACACGTCTGCAGGTGGAACACCCCGTCACCGAACTCATTACCGGACTGGACCTTGTGGAGCTGCAGATCCTGGTGGCCGAGGGACGCGAGCTGCCCTTCAGCCAGGAGGAGGTGACCGTCCGTGGACACGCCATCGAGTGCCGCATCTACGCGGAGGACCCCCGCGAAAACTTTCTGCCGAGTACGGGCACCCTCCACCGCCACCGCATCCCCTCCGGCAACGGCATCCGCGTGGACGCCGGGGTGGAGGAGGGGCAGGCCGTGACCATTAACTACGACCCCATGATCTCCAAGCTTTGCGCGTACGGCCGCGACCGCCGGCAGGCCACTGCACGCATGCTGCGTGCCCTGGAGGAGTACGAGATCGCCGGGTGCCGCACCACTATTCCCTTCTGCAGCTATGTGCTGGGACACGAAGACTTCGTGTCCGGTGACTACGACACGCACTTTGTGCCCGACCTGTTCCGCCCGGAAGCACTGGACGAGGCCCGACGGGTCCCGCCCGCCACCCGCATGCTGGCCGCCACACTTCTCCGGTCGACCAACGGCGGAGGGGAGCAGCTCGACTTGCAGCGCAGCGGCGCCAACGGGTCCGCAGCTTCCGAGTGGTGGCGCAAACGCCAATCCCACTCCTGA